A portion of the Nitrospira sp. genome contains these proteins:
- the sthA gene encoding Si-specific NAD(P)(+) transhydrogenase, whose amino-acid sequence MSRYDLLVIGTGPAGQKAAVQAAKLGKKVGIVERKEVVGGVCINTGTIPSKSLREAVLYLSGFRQRSMYGADYRLKTTITIEDLAYRTNHVIKNEVGIVENQMARNRVDMIYGTASFVDSHRLRITQAGGERVEHEADFIVIAVGSEPAKPVEVPFDHESVIDTDELLTLKHIPKSIVIVGGGVIGTEYASMLAALGVPVTLIDKRPRLLEFVDAEIIQALQQQMKEIGVTLCHNEEVVSIHKQQDGLIHVQLRHTGPTAAATLMYAIGRVGATQDLNLSAVGLNPDTRGRLSVNEHFQTAIPHVYAVGDVIGFPALASTSMQQGRHASCHAFGVPDGTDTELLPYGIYSIPEISMVGRNEEDLTKADIPYGIGIARYREIARGQIIGDETGLLKLLFHRQTRQLLGVHAIGEGSTELIHIGQAVMAYRGQINYFIDTVFNYPTLAECYKVAALDGINRLPRPWVPTK is encoded by the coding sequence ATGAGTCGCTACGACCTCCTGGTGATCGGCACAGGCCCCGCGGGACAAAAGGCCGCCGTGCAGGCGGCCAAGCTCGGGAAAAAAGTCGGGATCGTGGAACGCAAGGAAGTCGTCGGCGGCGTCTGCATCAACACTGGAACCATTCCGAGTAAATCCCTCCGCGAAGCGGTCCTCTACCTGTCTGGCTTTCGGCAGCGGAGCATGTACGGAGCCGACTACCGGCTGAAGACGACCATCACCATCGAGGACCTTGCCTATCGCACCAATCACGTCATCAAGAACGAGGTCGGCATCGTCGAGAACCAGATGGCGCGCAACCGGGTGGACATGATCTACGGAACCGCGAGCTTCGTCGATTCTCACCGGCTGCGCATCACCCAGGCGGGCGGAGAGCGGGTCGAGCACGAGGCCGACTTCATCGTCATCGCCGTGGGATCGGAGCCGGCCAAGCCGGTCGAAGTGCCCTTCGATCACGAGTCCGTCATCGACACCGACGAGCTGTTGACGCTCAAGCACATCCCCAAGTCCATCGTCATCGTGGGGGGAGGAGTCATCGGAACGGAGTACGCCTCGATGCTCGCGGCTCTGGGCGTGCCCGTCACCCTGATCGACAAACGTCCCAGACTCTTGGAGTTCGTGGACGCGGAAATCATCCAGGCGCTGCAACAGCAGATGAAGGAGATCGGCGTCACGCTCTGCCACAACGAGGAAGTCGTCTCGATCCACAAGCAGCAGGACGGCCTGATTCATGTCCAACTCCGGCATACGGGCCCGACCGCGGCCGCCACGCTCATGTATGCGATCGGCCGCGTGGGCGCGACCCAGGATCTCAATCTCAGCGCGGTGGGGCTCAACCCGGACACCCGCGGCCGCCTGAGCGTCAACGAACACTTTCAAACAGCAATACCCCATGTCTATGCGGTCGGGGACGTAATCGGTTTTCCCGCCCTTGCCTCCACGTCGATGCAACAGGGCCGTCATGCGTCCTGCCATGCCTTCGGAGTTCCGGACGGGACCGACACGGAGCTGCTCCCCTACGGAATTTATTCCATCCCGGAAATTTCCATGGTGGGACGAAACGAGGAAGATCTCACAAAGGCGGACATCCCCTACGGCATCGGAATCGCGCGGTATCGTGAAATCGCGAGGGGCCAGATCATCGGTGACGAAACCGGGTTGCTCAAACTGCTGTTCCACCGGCAGACCCGCCAACTTCTCGGCGTCCATGCCATCGGCGAGGGATCCACCGAGCTGATTCACATCGGACAGGCCGTCATGGCCTACCGAGGGCAGATCAACTACTTCATCGACACGGTCTTCAACTACCCCACGCTCGCCGAATGTTACAAGGTTGCCGCCCTCGACGGCATCAATCGTTTGCCGAGACCGTGGGTGCCAACGAAATGA
- the tenA gene encoding thiaminase II produces MSFCEHLRKLAEPIWTAQLSHPFVVALGNGTLPQRKFRYYILQDARFLGDLSRVFAAGALRAPDSESGLRFAKLAEDTITVERSLHEGYGKRWRMTARQMTSVPMAPTNYAYTRHMLSVAASGSAAEITVVALPCAWIYCVVGRHFLKHGAPKKTHPYRDWLLLYASPEFADVQQWMRRKVDHWAKTAGQEERRRMEESFVISSRYEWMFWEMAWNEEEWPV; encoded by the coding sequence ATGTCATTTTGCGAGCATCTGCGGAAGCTGGCCGAGCCGATCTGGACTGCACAACTCTCGCATCCCTTCGTCGTGGCGCTGGGCAACGGAACCTTGCCTCAGCGCAAATTCCGCTACTACATCCTGCAGGACGCGCGCTTCCTCGGCGATCTGTCCCGCGTATTCGCGGCCGGCGCCTTGCGTGCGCCAGACTCGGAATCGGGGCTTCGGTTCGCCAAACTCGCGGAAGACACCATCACCGTCGAGCGGAGTCTCCATGAGGGCTACGGCAAACGGTGGAGGATGACCGCCCGACAAATGACGTCCGTCCCGATGGCGCCGACAAACTACGCGTACACCAGGCACATGCTTTCAGTGGCCGCATCCGGTTCGGCCGCAGAGATCACCGTCGTCGCGCTCCCCTGTGCCTGGATCTATTGCGTCGTGGGGCGGCACTTCTTGAAACACGGAGCCCCGAAGAAGACTCACCCCTATCGCGACTGGCTCCTGCTCTACGCGTCCCCGGAATTCGCCGACGTGCAACAATGGATGAGACGCAAAGTCGATCATTGGGCGAAAACCGCGGGACAGGAAGAACGGCGCAGGATGGAAGAGTCCTTCGTGATCAGCTCACGCTACGAATGGATGTTCTGGGAAATGGCCTGGAACGAAGAAGAGTGGCCGGTGTAG
- a CDS encoding HEAT repeat domain-containing protein, whose product MNTEQAVSHTILTPRRIAGHVLALVIGAGLLGLTFWLHTGARAVPGIIEDLQGHDLQAQMLAAQWLSESGEDARPAVPLLVDLALHHTNWLMRTSATAALRSVDLQAARRVMQESLPGLSDSDADVRRHTCSLLGSLGLLAKPAVPALIKMLADEDDLARERAIEALGAIGVPQTDVSAALTTALFDRSAMVRHRAVSLFAFAVPIPTTALAPLAGLQKDPDKTVASLARIALDRGGGVHRTDVQMLMARLQRRDGREDALQQLARLGPPAAEAVPAIIPFLNDRLPLHRYLAVEALGAIGPAAAQALSALGQTRADQDPVVRDAVADALRSIESAPLRNGGPP is encoded by the coding sequence GTGAACACGGAACAGGCTGTTTCTCATACCATCCTCACTCCGCGGCGAATCGCGGGGCATGTCCTTGCCTTGGTGATCGGTGCCGGCCTGTTGGGACTGACGTTCTGGCTGCACACCGGCGCTCGGGCCGTGCCTGGAATCATCGAGGATTTGCAGGGCCATGATTTACAGGCTCAGATGCTGGCGGCACAATGGCTGTCGGAGTCGGGCGAGGATGCGCGTCCCGCTGTGCCCCTGCTCGTCGATCTGGCTCTCCACCATACAAATTGGCTTATGCGGACTTCGGCGACAGCCGCGCTCCGGTCTGTGGATCTTCAGGCGGCTCGCCGAGTGATGCAAGAGTCCTTGCCGGGCCTCAGCGACTCGGATGCGGACGTCAGACGTCACACCTGCTCCCTGCTCGGCAGTCTGGGACTGCTCGCGAAGCCGGCCGTACCGGCGCTGATCAAGATGCTGGCGGACGAGGACGATCTTGCGCGTGAACGAGCGATCGAGGCGCTCGGCGCGATCGGCGTGCCGCAGACCGATGTGTCGGCCGCATTGACGACGGCACTTTTCGATCGGTCTGCGATGGTCCGACATCGCGCCGTCTCGCTGTTCGCCTTTGCCGTCCCGATCCCGACCACGGCGCTCGCCCCGTTGGCCGGCCTGCAGAAAGACCCGGACAAGACCGTCGCCTCGCTGGCACGGATCGCGTTGGATCGCGGCGGCGGTGTCCATCGCACCGACGTCCAGATGCTCATGGCGCGACTGCAACGGCGGGACGGCCGGGAGGACGCATTGCAGCAGCTCGCCAGACTGGGACCGCCGGCGGCGGAAGCGGTACCCGCGATCATCCCCTTCCTCAACGACCGCCTCCCCCTGCACCGGTACCTGGCGGTCGAAGCGCTTGGGGCCATCGGCCCCGCCGCCGCTCAGGCTCTGTCTGCTCTTGGACAGACCCGTGCCGACCAGGACCCTGTCGTCCGCGATGCGGTGGCGGACGCCCTGCGGTCGATCGAATCGGCGCCGCTCAGGAACGGAGGACCACCGTGA
- the thiD gene encoding bifunctional hydroxymethylpyrimidine kinase/phosphomethylpyrimidine kinase has protein sequence MSTTLKQVLTIAGSDSGGGAGIQADIKAMSANGVFAMSVITAITAQNTQEVTEVFELPTSIVAAQLDAVFDDFDVAGVKIGMLSSAAVVEVVAQLLKPQNIASMVLDPVMISKTGHPLLKPEAIEALKTRLFPLALLVTPNIHEAQQLSGIEITSLADARRAAKVIHGFGCRHVLIKGGHLLAERGTDLLYDGRFFNVFRSPFIETPHTHGTGCTFASAITAQLARGKALNDAIHTAKTYLTEAIRHGLAIGHGHGPTNHFYFLDT, from the coding sequence ATGAGCACCACACTCAAACAAGTCCTGACGATTGCCGGGTCCGATTCCGGCGGAGGGGCCGGTATCCAGGCGGACATCAAGGCCATGTCGGCCAACGGCGTCTTTGCCATGTCCGTGATCACGGCGATTACCGCCCAGAATACTCAGGAAGTGACCGAAGTCTTTGAGCTCCCCACCTCGATCGTTGCGGCGCAGCTCGACGCCGTGTTTGACGACTTCGACGTGGCGGGGGTCAAGATTGGAATGCTGTCCTCGGCAGCCGTGGTCGAGGTCGTGGCTCAACTTCTGAAACCGCAGAACATCGCCAGCATGGTGTTGGATCCGGTGATGATCTCGAAAACCGGCCATCCCCTGCTGAAGCCGGAGGCGATCGAAGCCTTGAAGACGCGGTTGTTCCCGCTCGCCCTGCTCGTCACGCCGAACATCCATGAGGCGCAGCAGCTGTCCGGCATCGAGATCACGTCGCTGGCTGACGCGCGCCGAGCCGCCAAGGTGATCCACGGATTCGGCTGCCGGCACGTCCTGATCAAAGGCGGCCATCTGCTCGCCGAGCGGGGCACCGATCTGCTCTATGACGGACGGTTCTTCAACGTATTTCGCAGCCCGTTCATCGAAACCCCGCACACCCACGGAACCGGCTGCACCTTCGCCTCCGCCATTACCGCCCAACTGGCCCGCGGCAAGGCGCTCAATGACGCGATCCACACCGCCAAGACCTATCTGACCGAAGCCATCCGGCACGGCTTGGCAATCGGTCACGGGCATGGCCCGACCAATCATTTCTATTTTCTGGACACCTGA
- a CDS encoding alpha/beta fold hydrolase encodes MTGDQSAVPGHGMEEPVTIRDAQGHRVSAVLSSPVQARGIVVLCHGFLSNKHSTTNKTLTRLLNERGFATFRFDFFGHGESDGRFEDITVSLALGQAKTVVDFVAARSRSPIGLVGSSFGGLVAVLTAADRPVIACLSLKCPVVDFAEELRLEFGVDELARWRDTNMVPDIHGGPNRRRLGYGLYEDSLRQVAYEPATRITAPTLIVQGDRDELVPLHQSRRLMEALRGPKRLDLLPGADHQFSKGEDFLSMTIAIADWLTLHLDPSRV; translated from the coding sequence ATGACCGGAGACCAATCTGCCGTACCCGGTCACGGAATGGAAGAACCGGTCACGATCCGGGATGCACAGGGGCATCGCGTATCCGCCGTCCTCAGCTCGCCCGTGCAAGCCCGCGGAATTGTGGTGCTTTGCCATGGGTTTCTCTCGAACAAACACAGCACGACGAATAAGACCTTGACCCGCCTGCTCAATGAACGGGGCTTCGCAACCTTTCGATTCGATTTCTTCGGCCACGGCGAGAGCGATGGCCGTTTTGAAGACATCACCGTGTCGCTGGCGCTCGGCCAGGCCAAAACGGTCGTGGATTTCGTTGCCGCTCGCAGCCGGAGCCCGATCGGACTGGTGGGGTCAAGCTTCGGCGGGTTGGTCGCGGTCCTCACGGCTGCTGACCGTCCCGTTATCGCCTGTTTGAGCCTCAAATGTCCGGTAGTAGATTTTGCCGAAGAGCTTCGCTTAGAATTTGGAGTGGACGAGTTGGCCCGCTGGAGGGACACGAACATGGTTCCGGACATTCACGGAGGTCCGAACCGAAGACGGCTCGGCTATGGACTGTACGAGGACAGTCTCCGACAAGTCGCCTATGAGCCGGCCACGCGCATCACCGCTCCGACCTTGATCGTGCAAGGTGACCGGGATGAGTTGGTTCCGCTCCATCAAAGCCGGCGATTGATGGAAGCGCTCCGGGGACCCAAGCGGCTCGATCTGCTGCCGGGCGCAGACCATCAGTTCAGCAAAGGCGAAGATTTTCTCAGCATGACGATCGCCATCGCCGATTGGCTGACCCTGCATCTGGATCCATCGAGGGTTTAG